aaagagTGAGTATTTTTTTTTCAAACTTATAACCATGTATACACAAAAATATATTTCCcgttttataaattatttatttaaatacataTAGAAATCCAATCTTTATCATTTAAAATTACTTGGttttaaaatatcaatttttatattaacactttatgCTTCATCATGAATTATCTAATTGATGACAATTTTGCAATCATGTTATGTATTGataaaaaaataaacatttttcagAAAGATGTTACCgtttagaaatatttttgtcGTTTAACGTATTTCATTGTCAACTAAGTTTAAAGTAAATAGAACCTAGTTTTAGAATATTCTTAAGCATGCCCGATGTACTCTTACAAGAgaacataattttgcttcggcTTTTCCAGGTACAAGGAAAAGATAATCGCACTAAAACAGCTCGTGAACGATACCCCGTATGATATGGTGGAGTACCTAGCATGGTGGGTTGAGTACGTGATTCGCAATAAAGGCATCCCCCATCTTCGTTCAACCTTGGCTCATCAACCATGGTACCAGTATTGCGACATGGACATCGTGGTATTCCTAACGATTGTGTccgttttaatcattttaaccaTAACTGGCATCATCGTGAAATTGTTCGTGCGTTCGTACCATTATTACCATAGGATATCTCCACCCAGCaaacaaaaaattaaataactaaAAATCGGTGAAATAGAGTAAGTTATAAATATGGATGAACTACGAACAGCATTCTACTATAAATATAGATTGATTGTATTTTCTATGTGATTTATGACAAATTAGACTGATCGATTCACTGGTTCTTGAGAAAGAACTACGATGATACGTAATTGATAAGCAGTAGTCAATTCATGAACAAGAGAGGTGAAAGGTTCTAAGAACtgaaatataaatcatttggaATTCGCTAATAAAAAGTcgcataaaattatttattatttaattcttgTAATACTATCTCGATATTTCACCTTGGATCGCAATCGGATGGTCAGAATCCTTTTTCATAGCTGTGTGCTACAGGAGATTATCAGAAAACGATAGAACTGGAGATTTTCTTTTCTCAAAGTACTTTTCTGCTCGTGAAGCTGACGCCACGGGAAGCTTCTTTGTTTCTTCGCTTGATAACGCGCTGCGCCGTCTACTTCACTCTCTGATCCTCATCCCCGGCAGTTCCCAAGCTCCATTCGATCTTGCAAAGGCAAACGCTTCTAAGAATCACGATGCTAAGGAACGATAGCGGCGCGAAACTGTTTGTCAAGAACGCGCCCTAATCGACTCGAGTAACGGGACAACAGAAAACCGGGGGAAAAAGGACAATGCTTGCGGGAAAGGAAAGATAAAATCTCGACCGCCATTGTTTCATATGATTCGCCGGCAGTTATTGTTTCGTACTCGCCGCCGTGAACTTTTACAATTGCAGCGAGACCGACATCTCGAGGATTTTCTACACTTCCCTCCCTTCTATCGCGCACCTTGCTTCTTCGCGTACTTTACCGTCCGTTTTGTCACGACACAAAAGGCTGATTTTCCATACGAATGGTACTTCGTAGCGTCTATCGTATCCCAGATAATTGCGGCCACGCGAAATCATAGCAAAACAGACTCTTTCAGTTTCCGTTTCTGATGAAACTGATATTTTCGTACAAAATATTAGTCAGGTGTGAATACGAGTTCTGTTTAGTTAATCTCGTACCTTATCGTCTATTCTACATCTACAGCGGTTAGAACTTCTTTGTCGTTTTCAATTTCGTATGTGTGAAATGATATATTTTTTACGTCTCTTTATATTTTACAGTCGAGTATTATAGTGAGTTGAGTTTCTCTCATTATTAGATAATTTATGATATATTTCTGACATGTTTTGGAGCAGTATATATTTTTGTCTCCGTGTTTGGTATCCTCTGCACTCGTACAGTAGGTAGTTTGTCGATAATCGATCATTCTTATATGGGTGTCCCTACCTAATGAATGATTCATCCATAGGACGGAAGAAAAGAATGAAATTGGATCTAGAATATGTCAAACAGAACAAAGATCCATGATATCGTACAGAATTATTACCAATAAATGCCCTACCAAGATATCAGCAAGAAGAAGaggataaaaaatatttatacgtGTTTTATGTCTGTACTTCTTGCAACGGTTAAACATTGAGCATACAAGATTCGAATTCCATTCCAGATTAATAATCTAAAAACACGTTTCTGAATTCAGTAACTTTCAATGTATCTATGATTGATTTCTGTtccattgtttaaaaattgcttcttacaattaaatataaaaattacttttCCTTAATTATTCCTTAAGCTAATGGCATCAAATTCTGCATAATCATGATAGTTATAAGAGACAGGAAGAGCATTAAATGATGCGCAGATGGTGGAAACGCAATATGTATGAAACAGTCGATAATGACAAGTGTTGTAAACATTACGTCATAAAATACAGTAGTCTACATTAGAATACAATAGTAACATGACCTTTCGTAAATATCGTTGTTATCTTCAGATAAGGGGAACTCAATAGTAAGAAAACAACAAGGTCATTAATGCAACTATAATTGCAAGCGTCTATATATAACAGCACGTCATATTGCATTCCAACGATGCTATTAGATTATTTTATTCGCTAATTTGGCTTCATTGATTTTCAACAATCATTGAACAAGGCTAACTTAAATTTTTCACCTAGTATGTTGAACTCGatactatttaaaattaaataacacATTACAGTGCAACAAATGGAAACTAAATAGCAAGTTaaattttgttttaattattttaatagatTAGAGGTAATACATTAACACATTTCAAAATCCTTTTAATGTGTCTACCATTTTTAGTTGCAACTATCCAATTTTGCCATGAACGTataagatccgcaatctacacATAACGTTGCATGCGATGTTCGTTGTCCTGACCTTTTGTACTGAATACTATTGTAAACAGTCCACTTATCATCGTCCGTCACCATTCGTTTGAAAAATGGATCTCCTTTCTTATATTTCTATCTGCCTTAGACAGACGAACTGAAATTAGTTGCATACTGGAACGCCTAACTTCAATAAGCGTCGAAAACCGCAAAAGCGTCGAAAACTTTCTGATCAATTTTAATACCTGTTCTCGTCTGGATAATGACAAGTTTGTTATACACACTTTAAAAAATGATTCCAAAATATCTCTGAAATGGAGAACAGCAATTTGATCACATTTATCTATGAACCAATTAAACGCACATACGCTTTTTAGAAACAAAGTCTCGAagcgatgaaaatatatttttccatGATTCCACTTTCCgtgaaattattaaggaaaaaaATATAAAGGTATACAATCAGCCGCAGTTTAAATATCAAACGCAAACAAACTATCCCGTCCGCGAACGTTGCTGCTAGGATTAACCAGTGTACGCGGAATATTCAACGCGACAATCTCTTTTTCATCTCGGCGCCTACCAGCCGCGCGTACTTTCTTTCCCgtaatttctctctattttCGTTCCTCCCCCGCCCCGGGCCGCCtacacgctgtcgcccagagcGTTTAGTTGCCACCCTCCTCCGCCCCGCCGGTAATAAAATTAACTGGATATAGCGCCACTTCTCCTAGACCGGTGTCCCTCGAATTTACTCAGCTCTCCGAATAGCGGATAGCAAATCCCTCGCATGGGATTTCAAAGCACGGATTTCCGGGATACATGcgcatattatatgtatatacgcgTAATATTTACAGTTGAGGACAAGGATCCTTGAGAATCCTCGAGCCGTCCTTAGATTCCGGCTATTTTTACTCCAACGAGCTCTGTACACTGCGACCAATTAGGTTTCGTCTTGGGATTCTTTTAGTCAAATATGCTAGCAGAGGTATTCTAACGTTGATTTCTTGAAGGGCATGCAATTATAGACCCTATGCTTTTACAGATCTTTCGACTCATTTGCTTTCGAGAGTAGAATATTCCGTACACGATGATTGTCGAGCATCAACAAATACATTCTTACAATTCTTACTGTGTCGAGACATCGGGTATAAGTCGTACTCTGGTGGAATTATTTTCCCAACATTTTTCGCAAGCATTGCAGCTAGCTTTATCAAGATGTCATACACACATTGATACTGGTATTTCACTGGTGATGTTCCACTTAATATAGTGgagaatatatataacataatatataattcacACGTTCCGGTTTAATGATTACCAATCAAAAAGATTTCTTAATTGGTCtgctgaaaaataaaaaaagaactaTAAGGAGTGAGCTCATATTGGGTTCATGTGATGGTTTTTATCCGTATTGATGTTATTAGGATATTTTATTATCTTCAATGTTTCTTTGTACTTTCTTGGAAAGTATCCCTGTGCGTTCCTTTAGTTAAGTGCGTTTCTTCCAGTTTCGTCAAGAGAAATTACGTCGCATAAGCAGAGAACTTTATATCTGAAAGCCTTAACAGTAACAACTGCATGATGCCGGACCATATTAGTACAAAATAATTGGAGAATGTTAAAACGATTTAAACTTTTCCGTACACTTATCACTTTCGAGAAACTGTAAGTGTGTTGTTAGATGATTTTCTAAACTGGAAAATACGGAAaagtttataaaagcaatgcATCGCGGCAAGTTTTGAGAAGTCGAGCCAATAAAACatttgaaaatcaattttgCTGCTTTTCGTAGCCGTCTCGAAAGGTTGAAAATGTTACAAAGCCATgcgtgattcgcatgaatcgtGACATTTCTCGGCTGCAACGTCGACGCACGGCCGCCGCTGATACATGATAATGCATCAAACGTATCTTCCCTATAAATCATCGTGTCGTTCGGGAAGAGGCCATCGATCGCAGGCACATGCACCACCGTCGCGCGTCTgtattcgattgtttcgtacgTTTTCGAGCACGTCCCCTAAAGGTGAACGCGCAACACTACCAGATAATTACAGGAGATTCTGCTTGGCGAAGCCCGATTTGTTATTTTCTTACCCTCTCTCGCTCCTTCTTTTTTCACGTCGATCGGCTGCATAGAAAGTTGTACAAACGAGATAGGCACTAGAACATTTACAACACCAGCCCTGATCCTTATCTCGAGCGTGTCGCGCCTAACGCCTTATCTCACCCATGGCCGTCGCGATTTTCTAATAGGGACGGGGTTCAAACCTTGGAATAAACGACTACCCAATCAAGCCCAGCAAAGCATAATTGGCCAATAGTAGTGCACCGATCGTTATCTAATAAACTAATATTTCTGTCTAATATTTCGAATATGTTCGAGTCATTTGgtccaatttttaaaaaatgattgcgCTTCGAAAGATGTCCAAATATTAACGTTACTCACTGTTTGTTTAGCACTATAGACTTATTATAAAACGGTATGTGTTCACTCTCATAACTAGAATCTAGATCCAATCAGTATGCCCAATCAGTATACCCAATCAGTATGCCATTAAGTTACATACCATTAAACCACTTTGTGGGTACATATTCGATTGGCAAGAACGTAATTTTGGTTTTCAGACACAATTACAACGCTCTCTATGCGTGACAATCGAAAATATTTCCTTGCTAACCTAATACGTACATATTTGTAGACAGAGTGGGTGAAAAATCGTGATACAACCGGCCAATAAGTCGAAAAAAAGCctaacattttttttcattcaAGACTacattttcgagaaaaataagTTTGAAGATCCGTCAGGTTTGTATGACTTGTAGTATGACGAGAAGTAGGATTGGTATGCGATGGACAGACACGCCATTTGATTCCTATTCTCcaactattttttttttctcaaaAACCGAGccttaaataaaacaatattcgacttatttttgcatgtggAATCATCCCCTGgccggttgtaccacgatttttcgctcaccctgtatataaaaataactaCTAGAAGAGGGTGTCAGCTACTTTAAACGATTGAAAAATTTAGATAAACAAGAGGAATTCAGATTAATCAAATTCATTTATTGAAAGTAAAAGGTATCACGAAAGTCAAATTATAAAATTTACTTATTTAAGTTTgaacatttatttgttttcgcTATCGTCGCAAAAAATCCTGTTTCAATGTTTGAAAATCATGTGAATGGAAGCGAAAACAGACAGAGTGCACATCGCTCCTGTCATTAATTCATAGAATGATTTGAATGTTACGTCTATAATTCGTCTACATTATTTGTTGGATTGATTTCTGGGACCCGTTTGGTGTCCAGTTTCCTTGTAGCTATAATGTTCTTCCACCACCTGGCAGACTGTTTTTCTGTTCGTGGTCTTTTCGGATCATTGAAATCAACGGCCACGATACCAAATCGTTCTCtataataataaacattaaTTGTGATAATGCATATAAATGCATATGAATGCTGACAATATGAATTCTAAATAAAACGCATACCTGTATCCCATTTCCCACTCGAAGTTATCTAAAAACGACCATATGTAGTACCCTCGAATATTAATGCCGTCTACATGTATGGCTAGAAGCATTTCTTTCAAATAAGCACGATAGTAATCGATTCTGGCTGTATCGTTGACAGTTCCGAAGTCGGAGAAACCATTTTCAGTGATGTATAGCGGCGGATTGCCATATTTCGACAATTCACGAAGCATCTGACGAAAGCCTTCGGGTACCACCTGAAAGAAACATTGGTGAATTCAGTAAGGTTCGTTTCCAACATCATCGCCACCTGTCattcataattaataataatacagttCCTTGAAATCAGCCATACGCAAAAGTCATAAGCAATCGGAAAATGAGGGTTTCCTAagttcatttgaagtaattttttccttagcgagaaaATGCAACCCACAGCTTTGTATACGTGttgttaacaaaaaacagtggccaatgagaagcgagttcggctggcgcgaaCCACTGAGTGGAACTGGACTTTGTCCgcttgttggctcggccgcctcgcatcAACCgggctcgtctctcattggtcactgcttttcgttaataacttgtaaacaaagccgcggattgcatttccgttAAGGAaaagattgcttcaaatgacctcattgATCCACTCATTTCCCAATTGCAAATGGCTTTTGTAACAGCCTGTTTGTAACCTGCCCTGCAAATTATTTCAATCCCATAATAACGAGAAATATAGCAGTAAATatgttttatcttttttttttcaaggCATAAACTATGAAACAGCATCGATTGAAAATTctgaatatatataaatgatgtTTATGAAAAACTACTTTTATCTGATTTTGAGAGACGTAATTTTCAAATGCGAAATTGAACATCTTCAACACGTTAACCGTACATCGAAAGTCACGAACCTCTTCGTACACTGGATACAATTTGTTGATTGTGAAATAGAAACTAAAAAGCTAAGATTTACCATGGTGATAATTATCACCTACAACTGCATTGCGCGTGAACTACGGATGACCATAGTAGACCGATGATGAACTTTTTATTATGAACTTTACCGTTTTTTGTACCAGCTGGAGAATCATTATCATGAAATAAGATGCTAATTATGGCTACGAATGCTGACAATTTGACTAAATGTGGAAAATATAATTGCAAGTATTACTTTCAACCATTGGGATGCTGCAGTCTTCCAAGAGGGATCTGAAACATATACCAGGCCTTGATCATTGTCATGAGATGGTATCAGATTACTGTCTCCGGGCTCTACCAGTCTCGAAGTATAATGGTTTACCGCCAAAAAGTCTGCAGTTCCCCTGAAAAAGGTGAAAGATTTAAATGCACAGTTATATTCCATAACCTTTCCCACTTCGATTTATTTCATAGCTACGTTGACTAACGGGTGATTGACACAAGCATCATCTTGATGCTTTCATATTCAATAATTGCATATATGTAAAAACGTTCACCACTACCATTGCTATTGTTTAACTGTTACGCTCGTCGTTTGTCTAACGCCAATCCAATGTACAACAGATGATTTCATGAGCTTAATGAAAAAATTGAGATCACTAGTAATCATACTTGATGTTATCGATCCACCAAGAACTGAACTCCGGCAAACGAGATCTCTCGTAGCCTTGCTGTTTGCTTTTCTCCGCCACCTTGCTTTTCATTAGGTCCGGATAGTCGCCATTTTCACCATAAATCGGATTCAAGGTCCACCCAGCGTTGAATGCATAAGCAGTATTCACCGAATCAGTGTCCCCTGGTGACTTTGGGAGAAACCCGAACAAGTTGACTAAAAAGCCCACTTCACCGTTTTGTGCTGCTTTGAACTCATTTTGGTAAATCCTATAGGCTGTCGCGTGCGCTTTCAGCATATTGTGGGTGCACAGGTACTCGCCGAAACCAGGGAGCTTCTTTCCAGGCGCATAGGCCCCGTACGTGTAGCTGCTTTTACACATGCCGCTCGGCTCGTTTATTGGTATGAACCGTTTCACT
This genomic window from Megalopta genalis isolate 19385.01 chromosome 9, iyMegGena1_principal, whole genome shotgun sequence contains:
- the LOC117224570 gene encoding myrosinase 1, whose amino-acid sequence is MLLTASLGSSILLFVVASANGEFAEENEEYLRFPANFLLGAATAAYQIEGAWNVSDKGESVWDRYCHLKDGRIFNNDTGDVAANSYYQYKEDVALLKKLGVDSYRISLSWPRLLPTGFSNKISSAGVKYYNDLIDQLLANGIEPLITLYHWDQPQILEEFGGWLNSEMVNWFGDYARVVFREFGSKVKRFIPINEPSGMCKSSYTYGAYAPGKKLPGFGEYLCTHNMLKAHATAYRIYQNEFKAAQNGEVGFLVNLFGFLPKSPGDTDSVNTAYAFNAGWTLNPIYGENGDYPDLMKSKVAEKSKQQGYERSRLPEFSSWWIDNIKGTADFLAVNHYTSRLVEPGDSNLIPSHDNDQGLVYVSDPSWKTAASQWLKVVPEGFRQMLRELSKYGNPPLYITENGFSDFGTVNDTARIDYYRAYLKEMLLAIHVDGINIRGYYIWSFLDNFEWEMGYRERFGIVAVDFNDPKRPRTEKQSARWWKNIIATRKLDTKRVPEINPTNNVDEL